From Ancylobacter pratisalsi, one genomic window encodes:
- a CDS encoding inositol monophosphatase family protein translates to MASEQNGEADPLHDRVAVAEGLARAAGAKARDFFLNRGVLHPELKSASQDLVSEADRSIEAWLRLSIHEHFPTDGIVGEEEAATEGTSGFVWVIDPIDGTMPFLVGQPNWTVSIGIARDRQPVAGVIFAPMMDELYLAVEGGGAWLNGVRLTMNQEWTVASTTTGFGATQKADPKDVGAFVEALYREGGVVFRVGSGALMLAYVAANRLAGYYDPTLFCWDCWAGIALVREAGGVVTFDGELDRPGPMWAGNARVHDDLVRLSRRPT, encoded by the coding sequence ATGGCATCGGAACAGAACGGTGAAGCCGACCCGCTCCATGACCGCGTGGCCGTTGCCGAAGGACTGGCGCGGGCGGCGGGCGCGAAGGCGCGCGACTTCTTCCTCAACCGCGGCGTGCTGCATCCTGAGCTGAAATCGGCGTCGCAGGACCTTGTCAGCGAGGCGGATCGTTCGATCGAGGCGTGGCTACGTCTTTCAATTCACGAGCATTTTCCCACCGACGGCATTGTCGGCGAAGAAGAGGCCGCCACCGAGGGAACATCGGGTTTCGTCTGGGTCATCGATCCCATCGACGGCACCATGCCGTTCCTGGTCGGCCAGCCGAACTGGACCGTCTCCATCGGCATTGCCCGCGATCGCCAGCCCGTCGCCGGTGTCATCTTCGCGCCGATGATGGACGAGCTGTATTTGGCTGTGGAAGGCGGCGGGGCGTGGCTGAACGGCGTTCGCCTCACCATGAACCAGGAGTGGACCGTCGCGTCGACGACCACGGGCTTCGGCGCCACGCAGAAGGCCGATCCCAAGGACGTCGGCGCCTTCGTCGAAGCGCTCTATCGCGAGGGCGGGGTGGTGTTTCGGGTCGGCTCCGGCGCGCTCATGCTGGCCTATGTGGCGGCCAACCGGCTCGCGGGCTATTACGATCCGACGCTGTTCTGCTGGGATTGCTGGGCCGGCATCGCGCTCGTGCGCGAGGCGGGCGGGGTGGTGACGTTTGACGGCGAACTGGACCGGCCCGGTCCGATGTGGGCCGGAAATGCCCGCGTTCACGACGATCTGGTCCGCCTCAGCCGTCGGCCGACCTGA